Proteins encoded together in one Cellulomonas gilvus ATCC 13127 window:
- the tpiA gene encoding triose-phosphate isomerase: MAQRTPLMAGNWKMNLDHQQAIQTLQKLAWTLKDAKHDYGTVEVAVIPPFTDLRSVQTLVDADQLEIVYGAQDVSAHESGAYTGEIAPAFLTKLGVTYAVIGHSERREYHAESDELVNAKVKNALGAGLKPILCVGEKLEVRKAGEHVPVTLGQLDGGLAGLTAEQVRDVVVAYEPVWAIGTGETATPEDAQELCEAIRVRIAELYDQDTADAVRVLYGGSVKSSNVASIMTKPDVDGALIGGASLDPEEFAKIVRYQSHAVGL, from the coding sequence ATGGCTCAGCGCACCCCGCTCATGGCGGGCAACTGGAAGATGAACCTGGACCACCAGCAGGCGATCCAGACGCTCCAGAAGCTCGCGTGGACGCTCAAGGACGCCAAGCACGACTACGGCACGGTCGAGGTCGCGGTCATCCCGCCGTTCACCGACCTGCGCAGCGTGCAGACGCTCGTGGACGCCGACCAGCTGGAGATCGTGTACGGCGCGCAGGACGTGTCGGCCCACGAGTCCGGCGCGTACACGGGGGAGATCGCTCCGGCGTTCCTCACCAAGCTCGGTGTCACGTACGCCGTGATCGGCCACTCGGAGCGGCGCGAGTACCACGCCGAGTCCGACGAGCTGGTCAACGCCAAGGTGAAGAACGCGCTCGGCGCGGGCCTCAAGCCGATCCTGTGCGTCGGCGAGAAGCTCGAGGTCCGCAAGGCCGGCGAGCACGTGCCGGTCACGCTGGGTCAGCTGGACGGCGGCCTGGCCGGCCTCACGGCCGAGCAGGTCCGCGACGTCGTCGTGGCGTACGAGCCCGTGTGGGCCATCGGCACCGGCGAGACCGCGACGCCCGAGGACGCCCAGGAGCTGTGCGAGGCCATCCGCGTGCGGATCGCCGAGCTCTACGACCAGGACACCGCAGACGCGGTGCGCGTCCTGTACGGCGGTTCGGTGAAGTCGTCGAACGTCGCGTCGATCATGACGAAGCCCGACGTCGACGGTGCGCTCATCGGTGGGGCCAGCCTGGACCCCGAGGAGTTCGCCAAGATCGTGCGCTACCAGTCGCACGCCGTCGGTCTCTGA